From Bombina bombina isolate aBomBom1 chromosome 1, aBomBom1.pri, whole genome shotgun sequence:
AAGTGCTTGGTGTAAAGCAGCTAAACAATCAGTGCAAGACAGACACTTGTTTCTGGTAATGTTACCGGGGAGGGATCCAGAACCAAGGTCTATGAGGTTATATTTGTCCTGTTTCCCCACAATGATCTGCGCCCGGCATGCAGGAAGGACTTGGGGATGAAATTGTCTGGCAGCTATAATGGAGATTTTTGGAAACTCCCTTGTGTTTTTTGATCAGTCACTTTGTATATTGCACCTTTAACTTGGTGAATATTCAGCAGTTTTGTTTTCAGTTATCATTCTCGCAGTCTCAGATAGACGTAATCTGCAGGGTGAAGAATATTGAATTTGTTCTTTATGTCTCAACCGCACACTTTCTTAAGGTGTCACATCTCTACAGAACTTTGCTCTCTGCATATTCTGCACTCTCCATTCTGAACCTTGTCTTTCTCTCAAGGGTTATGGTGAGCTCCTTGCTTTTAACATGCCAAGCATGTTCTAGGTTGATGTTGGTGACTTATGTtaccatttgtttttttctggGCCCACTAGTTACACCGGTGAATCATATTCCTGTAAAAAATCTTTAATGGGCAGAGGCAGCTGTTCTTTGTCCTCATATGAAACCAGTTGTCCATTTACTGCTTTTCTGCAGAGATGCTGTAAAGAGGATACATTGGAGGAGAGAGGCCTGCAAAGTAGCAGAGGTACCCGTTCTTCTCCTGAGTAGATGTAATATGCCCTCTTGGTGGTGATTCCAGAGTCCTTAGTAGACATATAATGGCGCAGAAGTTTGAGCACACAGTCAAAGTGTGGAACTGGTTGAGTACTACGAGGGTCAGTCTGCAGGGAGAAGCCACGTGGCTCACATTGAATACGTAGGTTTTTGGTGCCACATTCAGTTTTGACACTGAGTGTAAAGAAGTGACGGCGATCAGAGCTGTCCCTAATCAGGAAAGTGCCAGCTGGTTCA
This genomic window contains:
- the SOCS3 gene encoding suppressor of cytokine signaling 3, translating into MVTQSKFPSMSRGLDSTLRLKTFSSRGEYNLVVSAVRKLQESGFYWSTVTGSQANLLLSTEPAGTFLIRDSSDRRHFFTLSVKTECGTKNLRIQCEPRGFSLQTDPRSTQPVPHFDCVLKLLRHYMSTKDSGITTKRAYYIYSGEERVPLLLCRPLSSNVSSLQHLCRKAVNGQLVSYEDKEQLPLPIKDFLQEYDSPV